Proteins co-encoded in one Arachis hypogaea cultivar Tifrunner chromosome 13, arahy.Tifrunner.gnm2.J5K5, whole genome shotgun sequence genomic window:
- the LOC112738082 gene encoding uncharacterized protein — protein sequence MSHSLRSLRRLFTLTPKPSSSVISTRRHVSIETRSQKLERIADDLLLLDKLERHDFSVLWRLKLGLDRFAGPAADLGPVGPASGAGGAGADASAGAAAEEKTVFDIKLEKYDAASKIKIIKEVRAFTDLGLKEAKDLVEKVPCVLKKGLTKDEADPILQKLKDLGATVVLD from the coding sequence ATGTCACACAGCTTGAGGTCTCTTAGAAGGCTCTTCACTCTCACCCCCAAACCCTCCTCCTCCGTCATCTCCACGCGCCGCCACGTCTCCATAGAGACACGCTCCCAGAAGCTGGAGCGCATCGCCGACGATCTCCTCCTCCTCGACAAGCTCGAGCGCCACGACTTCTCCGTCCTCTGGAGGCTCAAATTGGGCCTCGACCGATTTGCTGGCCCAGCCGCCGATCTCGGCCCAGTTGGCCCAGCATCAGGTGCTGGTGGTGCAGGGGCGGATGCTAGTGCGGGAGCGGCAGCGGAGGAGAAGACTGTGTTCGATATAAAGCTGGAGAAATACGACGCCGCATCGAAGATAAAGATCATAAAGGAAGTTAGGGCTTTCACCGATTTGGGGCTTAAGGAAGCGAAGGATTTGGTCGAGAAGGTTCCTTGCGTCTTGAAGAAGGGTCTCACTAAGGACGAAGCTGATCCCATTCTCCAGAAGCTCAAAGATTTGGGTGCCACTGTTGTATTGGATTGA